GTGCGGCATCTCTTTCGGGTCGCTGCCGGACTGGACAGCATGGTGCTCGGGGAGCCGCAAATTCTAAACCAGGTCAAGCAGGCGTATCAAATGGCCGTCGATCACGAAATGGTGGGAGCCATTTTCCACCAGACTTTTCAGTACGCGCTCAAAGCGGCAAGACGGGTGGCCTCGGAAACTTTCATCCAGCAGCGGCGCGTGAGTATTCCCAGCATTGCCGTGGCCGAATTTGCTCGGGCGGTTTTTGAGCGTTTCGAGGACAAGCTCACCCTGGTGATTGGGGCAGGGGAAATGGCGGAGGAAACCCTTCGTTACCTGCGGGAGGAAGGGGCCCGGCGAATCATCGTCATCAATCGACATTTCGAACGGGCGCAAGAGCTGGCCGCTCGATGGGAAGGTGAGGCCCGGCCCTGGGATGAATTATGGAAGACGCTGCGGGAAGCAGATGTGGTCGTCAGCACTACGGGATCGTCAGAACCGATTGTGAAACGGGAGTCCGTGCTCCCGGTGATTGCCTCCCGACCGGAGCGTCCGCTGTTTGTTCTGGATCTCGCTCTGCCGCGAGATTTTGAACCCAGTATTGGCGACCTTCCCGGTGTTTATCTTTACTGCCTGGACGACCTTCAGGAGGTGTGCCAGAAGAATCGGGAAGCTCGGGATCGCGAGCTTCCACATGCCTACACCATTGT
This is a stretch of genomic DNA from Thermogutta terrifontis. It encodes these proteins:
- the hemA gene encoding glutamyl-tRNA reductase, whose product is MHIRVVGCSHHTTPLVVREKLAFGLQEVPDVLRAWRQQMGPTEAVLLSTCNRVELYLASDTYPLPSVGETIDFILRSRGQKQEEWERYFYSYDLEEAVRHLFRVAAGLDSMVLGEPQILNQVKQAYQMAVDHEMVGAIFHQTFQYALKAARRVASETFIQQRRVSIPSIAVAEFARAVFERFEDKLTLVIGAGEMAEETLRYLREEGARRIIVINRHFERAQELAARWEGEARPWDELWKTLREADVVVSTTGSSEPIVKRESVLPVIASRPERPLFVLDLALPRDFEPSIGDLPGVYLYCLDDLQEVCQKNREARDRELPHAYTIVDQEVAALMSTLYRRAATPVIQRLRAEWDAVKEEELRRLWQKYPNLDPQLKAEIEKSFDRLVAKLLHPPLASIHEHSHASSPHELLDALRKLFRLS